CAGATGTTGCAGGCTATTATGATTGGAGATGAGTGTTTTTGTCTGAAAGATTTACAAATCAAGGGTGAAGATTTGAAAAAAATGGGATTTGGTGGGAAGAAGATCGGGGAGGTTTTAGAATCTTTGCTTGATGATGTAATTTATGGAAGAGTGTGCAATACCTATGAGGCATTGCACAAAAGAGCACTTTATTTTTCTCGCATGTAAGAAGGAGCATCAAGATCAAGATTGGCTCCTTCACGATCAAAATCACGTCTAATGAAACTTTTGACATCAATTTCGTGTCGAATAGATTGCATAGCCTTTTGAGCTTGTTTTTCTTCTTTGATATTTGCTTCCTCTTCTTTCATAACCTCTTTTTCAAAACCTGTGGCGATGATAGTGACGCGGACTTTGTCTCCTGATATATTTTTGGTCATTGTTCCAAATTTGACATCAGCTTCTGGATTGGCGTATTCTTCAATGACTGTAAATGCATCTTCAAGTTCCAAGAATGGATAATCTTCACTGATTTCAAAATTGACCAAGATACCCATTGCGCCCATAATAGACACATTGTCCAAAAGAGGAGAAGAAAGAGCGTTTTTGACAGCTTCGCTTGCTGCATTATCTCCCTCTGCCTCACCAATTCCCATTAGTGCTAGTCCTTTGTGTCCCATAACTGTTTTTACATCGGCAAAATCAACATTCATGTCGTTTTCACCATAATTAAGCATCACTCCAGCAATCCCTGTTACAGCTTGCATCAAGACACCATCTACTACCTTATAGCTTTCTTTGATCCCTGCTCTTGGAGGG
Above is a genomic segment from Helicobacter kayseriensis containing:
- the ftsZ gene encoding cell division protein FtsZ, translated to MENIVEEIQPVFGAKITVIGVGGGGSNAIANLVHSSGIQQCIKIVAANTDKQHLDSSPAPYKIHLGGGTIQGLGAGMNPQVGREAALESQEQIREMLDGSHIVFIATGLGGGTGTGASPVIAQIAKELGALTVSVVTKPFRSEGQKKARLAEEGLKNLREESDSIIVVPNDRLRSVIPPRAGIKESYKVVDGVLMQAVTGIAGVMLNYGENDMNVDFADVKTVMGHKGLALMGIGEAEGDNAASEAVKNALSSPLLDNVSIMGAMGILVNFEISEDYPFLELEDAFTVIEEYANPEADVKFGTMTKNISGDKVRVTIIATGFEKEVMKEEEANIKEEKQAQKAMQSIRHEIDVKSFIRRDFDREGANLDLDAPSYMREK